One Desulfovibrio aminophilus genomic region harbors:
- the folP gene encoding dihydropteroate synthase, translating to MRDNTWIIKGGKVLGPAPFFIAGIVNVTPDSFHDGGRWFDPGAAIEHGRELAAQGAHILDVGGESTRPGAADVSEEEELRRVLPVIAELARLPRAPLSGCGGEYPVLSVDTFKARVAAGALAAGADIVNDISACRFDEGLADVLAQEKPGYVLMHAQGRPRDMQRAPSYDDVVEEVLAFFEERLQYLCARGLPEDRIVLDPGIGFGKTLEHNLRLLREIGRFESLGRPLYVGLSNKSMFQALLGLENGRRGTATQAATAILATKGVAVHRVHDVAETVRTLSLAAAMA from the coding sequence ATGCGGGACAACACGTGGATCATCAAGGGGGGCAAGGTCTTGGGACCGGCCCCCTTTTTCATCGCCGGCATCGTGAACGTGACGCCGGATTCCTTTCACGACGGCGGCCGCTGGTTCGATCCCGGCGCGGCGATCGAGCACGGCCGGGAGCTGGCGGCCCAGGGCGCGCACATCCTGGACGTGGGCGGGGAGAGCACCCGGCCCGGCGCGGCCGACGTCTCCGAGGAGGAGGAGTTGCGCCGCGTGCTGCCGGTGATCGCGGAGCTCGCCCGGCTGCCCCGCGCGCCGCTGTCCGGCTGCGGCGGGGAATACCCGGTCCTGTCCGTGGACACCTTCAAGGCCCGGGTGGCGGCCGGGGCCCTGGCCGCCGGGGCCGACATCGTGAACGACATTTCGGCCTGCCGTTTCGACGAGGGCCTGGCCGACGTGCTGGCCCAGGAAAAGCCCGGCTACGTGCTCATGCACGCCCAGGGGCGGCCCCGGGACATGCAGCGGGCCCCTTCCTACGACGACGTGGTGGAGGAAGTGCTGGCGTTTTTCGAGGAACGGTTGCAATATCTGTGCGCACGCGGCCTGCCGGAAGACCGCATCGTGCTCGACCCGGGCATCGGCTTCGGCAAGACCCTTGAGCACAACCTGCGCCTCCTCAGGGAGATCGGGCGGTTCGAGAGCCTGGGGCGGCCGCTCTACGTGGGCCTGTCCAACAAGTCCATGTTCCAGGCCCTGCTCGGGCTGGAGAACGGGCGGCGCGGGACCGCGACCCAGGCGGCCACGGCCATCCTGGCGACCAAGGGCGTGGCCGTGCATCGCGTGCACGACGTGGCGGAGACCGTTCGGACCTTGAGCCTGGCGGCGGCGATGGCCTAA
- the argH gene encoding argininosuccinate lyase, whose protein sequence is MSGKKMWGGRFQAATDASVEEYTQSVSFDRHLYAVDIAGSKAHARMLARQGLLTAGEAETLVSGLDAVLAEIEAGTFAWDVALEDVHMNVERRLTELVGPVGGKLHTGRSRNDQVALDFRLFVSGRVSAWTRELALLVEVLVTRASEHVETLLPGCTHLQPAQPVSLAQHLLAYAWMFRRDIERLESAQERIRVSPLGAAALAGTTYPLDPASVAGELGLSGVFGNSMDAVSDRDFALEALFGGSLVMMHLSRLCEELILWANPAFGYVRLPDAYSTGSSIMPQKKNPDVCELMRGKTGRVYGSLVSLLTIMKGLPLAYNRDMQEDKEPFLDADRTVSASVSIMADMLAEMAFVPEAMSRALSRGFLNATELADYLAARGLPFREAHHAAGSAVALAESRGRGLEDLSLEDLRVFSPLIGEDVFEALRHETAVARRTTPGGTGPDSVLHQIDELSDWLRAIEEEAP, encoded by the coding sequence ATGAGCGGGAAGAAGATGTGGGGCGGCCGGTTCCAGGCCGCCACCGACGCCTCGGTGGAGGAGTACACCCAGTCGGTGTCCTTTGACCGCCATCTGTACGCGGTGGACATCGCCGGGTCCAAGGCCCACGCCCGCATGCTGGCCCGCCAGGGCCTGCTCACGGCCGGGGAGGCCGAAACCCTGGTTTCCGGCCTGGACGCTGTGCTGGCCGAGATCGAGGCCGGGACCTTCGCTTGGGACGTGGCCCTGGAAGATGTGCACATGAACGTCGAGCGCCGCCTGACAGAGCTCGTCGGCCCGGTGGGCGGAAAACTCCACACCGGCCGCTCGCGCAACGACCAGGTGGCCCTGGACTTCCGGCTCTTCGTCTCCGGCCGCGTGTCGGCCTGGACCCGGGAGCTGGCCCTGCTGGTGGAGGTGCTCGTGACGCGGGCCTCGGAGCACGTGGAGACGCTCCTGCCCGGCTGCACCCATCTCCAGCCCGCCCAGCCCGTGTCCCTGGCCCAGCACCTCCTGGCCTACGCCTGGATGTTCCGCCGCGACATCGAGCGGCTGGAGTCGGCCCAGGAGCGCATCCGCGTCTCCCCCCTGGGCGCGGCGGCCCTGGCCGGAACCACCTATCCCCTGGACCCGGCCTCCGTGGCCGGGGAGCTCGGCCTGTCCGGGGTCTTCGGCAACAGCATGGACGCGGTCTCGGACCGCGACTTCGCCCTGGAGGCCCTGTTCGGCGGCAGCCTGGTGATGATGCACCTCTCGCGTCTCTGCGAGGAGCTCATCCTCTGGGCCAATCCGGCCTTCGGCTACGTGCGCCTGCCGGACGCCTATTCCACGGGCTCCTCGATCATGCCCCAGAAGAAGAACCCGGACGTCTGCGAACTCATGCGCGGCAAGACCGGCCGGGTCTACGGCTCCCTGGTGTCCCTGCTGACCATCATGAAGGGCCTGCCCCTGGCCTACAACCGGGACATGCAGGAGGACAAGGAGCCCTTCCTGGACGCCGACCGCACGGTCTCGGCCTCCGTGTCCATCATGGCCGACATGCTGGCCGAGATGGCCTTCGTGCCCGAGGCCATGAGCCGCGCCTTGTCCCGGGGCTTCCTCAACGCCACCGAGCTGGCCGACTACCTGGCCGCCCGGGGCCTGCCCTTCCGGGAGGCCCACCACGCGGCGGGTTCGGCCGTGGCCCTGGCCGAATCGCGCGGCCGCGGCCTGGAGGATTTGAGCCTGGAAGATCTGCGCGTCTTCTCGCCGCTCATCGGCGAGGACGTCTTCGAGGCCTTGCGCCACGAGACCGCCGTGGCCCGCCGAACCACTCCCGGCGGCACCGGGCCGGATTCCGTGCTCCACCAGATCGACGAGCTGTCGGACTGGCTCCGGGCCATCGAGGAGGAGGCTCCGTGA
- the ftsH gene encoding ATP-dependent zinc metalloprotease FtsH — MNNFAKNLFIWITIALMMVVLFNLFNQAPQPQHKLSYSEFISKVNTGEILSVKIQGQKITGSMGGDKRFSTFAPEDPTLVATLIKNKVEVTAEPQEEAPWYMTLLVSWFPMLLLIGVWVFFMRQMQGGGSGGRGAMSFGRSRARLINEQSAKVTFEDVAGVDEAKEELQEIVDFLREPKKFTRLGGRIPKGVLLVGPPGTGKTLLARAVAGEAGVPFFSISGSDFVEMFVGVGAARVRDLFVQGKKNAPCLIFIDEIDAVGRQRGAGLGGGHDEREQTLNQLLVEMDGFESNEGVILVAATNRPDVLDPALLRPGRFDRQVVVPTPDVRGRKRILHVHTRKVPLAGEVDLEVLARGTPGFSGADLENLVNEAALHAAKMNQEHVRMADFEEAKDKVLMGKERRSVILSDEEKKTTAYHEAGHALVAKLLPGTDPVHKVSIIPRGMALGVTMQLPVDDRHNYSKEFLDNQLAMMLGGRVAEEIVLNQKTTGASNDIDRATKTARKMVCQWGMSDKIGPLSFGDGGEQIFLGRELIQHKNYSEDTARAIDDEVRSIMDQAHEKARGLLSENREALDRIAEALLERETISGDDIDLLIKGEPLPPMNAERPGGGSASSGSGQGYVPRAEAKPAAGDSDDFSLEEDEGDDGKKVQ; from the coding sequence TTGAATAATTTCGCCAAGAACCTCTTCATCTGGATCACCATCGCGCTCATGATGGTGGTCCTCTTCAATCTCTTCAATCAGGCGCCGCAGCCGCAGCACAAGCTGTCGTACAGCGAGTTCATCTCCAAGGTGAACACCGGCGAGATCCTCTCGGTCAAGATCCAGGGCCAGAAGATCACCGGCTCCATGGGCGGCGACAAGCGCTTCTCGACCTTCGCCCCCGAGGACCCGACCCTGGTGGCGACCCTGATCAAGAACAAGGTCGAGGTCACCGCCGAGCCCCAGGAAGAGGCCCCCTGGTACATGACCCTCCTGGTCTCCTGGTTCCCCATGCTCCTGCTCATCGGCGTCTGGGTCTTCTTCATGCGCCAGATGCAGGGCGGCGGCAGCGGCGGACGGGGGGCCATGTCCTTCGGCCGCTCACGCGCCCGGCTCATCAACGAGCAGAGCGCCAAGGTGACCTTCGAGGACGTGGCCGGCGTGGACGAGGCCAAGGAGGAGCTGCAGGAGATCGTGGACTTCCTGCGCGAGCCCAAGAAATTCACCCGCCTCGGCGGGCGCATCCCCAAGGGCGTGCTCCTGGTGGGCCCTCCCGGCACGGGCAAGACGCTCCTGGCCCGGGCAGTCGCCGGCGAGGCCGGGGTGCCCTTCTTCTCCATTTCCGGCTCCGACTTCGTGGAGATGTTCGTGGGCGTGGGCGCGGCCCGCGTGCGCGACCTCTTCGTGCAGGGCAAGAAGAACGCCCCCTGCCTCATCTTCATCGACGAGATCGACGCCGTTGGCCGCCAGCGCGGCGCGGGCCTGGGCGGCGGCCACGACGAGCGCGAGCAGACCCTGAACCAGCTCCTCGTGGAGATGGACGGCTTCGAGTCCAACGAGGGCGTGATCCTGGTGGCCGCCACCAACCGCCCGGACGTGCTCGACCCCGCGCTCCTGCGGCCCGGCCGCTTCGACCGCCAGGTGGTGGTGCCGACCCCGGATGTGCGCGGCCGCAAGCGCATCCTCCATGTGCACACCCGCAAGGTGCCCCTGGCCGGGGAGGTGGACCTGGAGGTCCTGGCCCGGGGCACGCCCGGCTTCTCCGGCGCGGACCTGGAGAACCTCGTCAACGAGGCCGCCCTGCACGCGGCCAAGATGAACCAGGAGCACGTCCGCATGGCCGACTTCGAGGAGGCCAAGGACAAGGTGCTCATGGGCAAGGAGCGCCGCAGCGTCATCCTCTCCGACGAGGAGAAGAAGACCACGGCCTACCACGAGGCGGGCCACGCCCTGGTGGCCAAGCTCCTGCCCGGCACGGACCCGGTGCACAAGGTCTCGATCATTCCCCGGGGCATGGCCCTGGGCGTGACCATGCAGCTGCCCGTGGACGACCGCCACAACTACTCCAAGGAATTCCTGGACAACCAGCTGGCCATGATGCTCGGCGGCCGGGTGGCCGAGGAGATCGTCCTGAACCAGAAGACCACCGGCGCGAGCAACGACATCGACCGGGCCACCAAGACGGCCCGCAAGATGGTCTGCCAGTGGGGCATGAGCGACAAGATCGGCCCCCTGTCCTTCGGCGACGGCGGGGAGCAGATCTTCCTGGGCCGCGAGCTCATCCAGCACAAGAACTATTCCGAGGACACGGCCCGGGCCATCGACGACGAGGTCCGTTCGATCATGGACCAGGCCCATGAAAAGGCCCGCGGGCTGCTCAGCGAGAATCGCGAGGCCCTGGACCGCATCGCCGAGGCCCTGCTCGAGCGCGAGACCATCTCCGGCGACGACATCGACCTGCTCATCAAGGGAGAGCCGCTCCCTCCTATGAACGCGGAGCGCCCCGGCGGCGGCTCCGCGTCCTCCGGCTCCGGCCAGGGCTACGTGCCCCGCGCCGAGGCCAAGCCAGCGGCGGGAGACTCCGACGACTTCTCCCTGGAAGAGGACGAGGGCGACGACGGTAAAAAGGTGCAATAG
- the galU gene encoding UTP--glucose-1-phosphate uridylyltransferase GalU — translation MQITKVVIPVAGWGTRSLPATKNIPKEMLPIFKKPVVQYVVEEAMNAGLTDVVFINNQYKKIIEDHFDYNPSLEDTLERAGKLDILKEVRAVAEMVNIISVRQKKQLGLGHAVLCAKEVCKNDPFAVMVGDDLMFGMHSGISQLLDAAKSENMAVVGVIEVPEDKVNRYGIIQGEEYAPGMYRVRNLVEKPAIGAAPSRLAIVGRYVLLPEIFHHLEHVKPGVGGEIQLTDALQGLADDKKLLAVRLRGQRFDAGDWVEYLTANIYFALHDEELREPLVRRLRELMPC, via the coding sequence ATGCAGATCACCAAGGTCGTCATCCCGGTGGCCGGGTGGGGCACCCGGTCTCTCCCAGCGACCAAGAACATCCCCAAGGAGATGCTGCCCATCTTCAAGAAGCCCGTGGTCCAGTACGTGGTCGAGGAGGCCATGAACGCCGGGCTCACCGACGTGGTCTTCATCAACAACCAGTACAAGAAGATCATCGAGGACCATTTCGACTACAACCCGTCCCTGGAGGACACCCTGGAGCGCGCGGGCAAGCTGGACATCCTCAAGGAGGTCCGGGCCGTGGCCGAGATGGTGAACATCATCTCCGTGCGCCAGAAGAAGCAGCTGGGCCTGGGCCACGCCGTGCTCTGCGCCAAGGAGGTCTGCAAGAACGACCCCTTCGCGGTCATGGTGGGCGACGATCTCATGTTCGGCATGCACTCCGGCATCAGCCAGCTCCTGGACGCGGCCAAGAGCGAGAACATGGCCGTGGTCGGGGTCATCGAGGTGCCCGAGGACAAGGTGAACCGCTACGGCATCATCCAGGGCGAGGAATACGCCCCGGGCATGTACCGGGTGCGCAACCTGGTGGAGAAGCCCGCCATCGGCGCCGCTCCCTCGCGCCTGGCCATCGTGGGCCGCTACGTGCTCCTGCCGGAGATCTTCCACCACCTGGAGCACGTGAAGCCCGGCGTGGGCGGCGAGATCCAGCTCACCGACGCCCTCCAGGGCTTGGCCGACGACAAGAAGCTCCTGGCCGTGCGGCTGCGGGGCCAGCGGTTCGACGCGGGCGACTGGGTCGAGTACCTCACGGCCAACATCTACTTCGCCCTGCACGACGAGGAACTGCGCGAACCCCTGGTGCGGCGGCTGCGCGAGCTCATGCCCTGCTGA
- a CDS encoding CdaR family protein, which translates to MRKNWQYILLAVFLAVSTWYLVTGREKVEVWVAMNVEMTNPPSGLTIRKGMVSTIEVRVRGPKGLVRGLDAKRLSYPLDVRQLKVGENLIDIDAERMPFSRAFEVVEIRPNQVVLTVDRMAEKTVPVSAEWSGQVPADYRLLSKKVVPDQVTLRGPEGVLKRLTQAKATAVVSYDENPPEVWDENVSLSLPPEVSADPGLVRMILAFGVKTKELWIKVPLDVRAAPGLKVRPSRDSVRLLVEGPQTLLRGQEFKKDIHAAMLVDPGLRPGKHELSYQVRGLPDKVRVLKRDPEAVSVTIPK; encoded by the coding sequence ATGCGCAAGAACTGGCAATACATCCTGCTGGCCGTGTTTCTGGCCGTGTCCACCTGGTATCTCGTCACCGGCCGGGAAAAGGTCGAGGTCTGGGTCGCCATGAACGTGGAGATGACCAACCCGCCCAGCGGCCTGACCATCCGCAAGGGCATGGTCAGCACCATCGAGGTGCGGGTCCGGGGCCCCAAGGGACTGGTCCGGGGCCTGGACGCCAAGCGTTTGAGCTATCCGCTGGACGTGCGCCAGCTCAAGGTCGGCGAGAACCTCATCGACATCGACGCGGAGCGCATGCCGTTCTCGCGGGCCTTCGAGGTGGTGGAGATCCGGCCCAACCAGGTGGTCCTCACCGTGGACCGCATGGCCGAGAAGACCGTGCCCGTGAGCGCGGAGTGGTCCGGCCAGGTGCCCGCCGACTACCGCCTCCTGTCCAAGAAGGTGGTGCCGGACCAGGTCACGCTGCGCGGCCCCGAGGGAGTGCTCAAGCGGCTGACCCAGGCCAAGGCCACGGCCGTGGTCAGCTACGACGAGAACCCGCCCGAGGTCTGGGACGAGAACGTCTCCCTGTCGCTGCCGCCGGAAGTCTCGGCCGATCCGGGCCTGGTGCGCATGATCCTGGCCTTCGGGGTCAAGACCAAGGAGCTCTGGATCAAGGTCCCCCTGGACGTCCGCGCCGCGCCCGGCCTGAAGGTCCGGCCCTCGCGCGACTCCGTGCGGCTCCTGGTGGAGGGCCCGCAGACCCTGCTGCGCGGCCAGGAATTCAAGAAGGACATCCACGCGGCCATGCTCGTGGACCCCGGGCTCCGGCCCGGAAAGCATGAGCTGAGCTATCAGGTGCGCGGTCTGCCGGACAAGGTGCGCGTGCTCAAGCGCGACCCCGAGGCCGTGTCCGTGACCATCCCCAAGTAA
- the priA gene encoding primosomal protein N' → MRTLWRAILTSPPYAALTYARPAWFPEPWPGQRVLAPVGRGVRAAVIEGPEQAAPEGVALKELLWPLDREPLLDAAWMDMARNLAARQMAPLGRILEAVLPRGLRTSQLTFALADRVGGRFPAGLPPRALGGLGEADRMALMDVWLAGNMRVRVHPAKEARERQVSLACDPPWPVRPNARKRIELLDFLLTEGSQSLEALARALGPGAPALAQALAKAELVRVSYAVGEDDPFESEAGACAVNGGELANTGEQEAALAVLREALDSSRPESVLVHGVTGSGKTHVYLELAARCLESGRSAILLAPEVALACALWRAVSARFPDAERVFYHGYQSPARREASFLRLGHGTRPALVVGTRSALFLPVRKLGMVVLDEEHDESFKQEERLSYQAKEVAHFRVGGQGGLLVLGSATPDLKTFHAAGAGRIPLVRMTRRAGGGTLPSVRVLDITNLRDPETPLADEAQERLRETLAAGEQAMILLNRRGYAPLMYCLDCGQTVRCPDCHVGLTWHKRSGRLVCHYCGHTLSWPMLCPGCGTGNFLPLGEGTERLEEQLRALVPDSGRILRLDRDSARRQERLEDILGRFAKGEAQVLVGTQMLAKGHHFPDVTLVVAVNADLGLNLPDYRAAERAFQLMVQVSGRAGRGERPGEVLIQTRNPGLPFWKFVVEGDYQGFYEREIALREKYRYPPFVKLALLRLSFPADWEEGGAAVAVFGKALREAARALSVTALGPAPAPLARLRGRKRYHCLLKASDWPAIRALFARLHRDNPSPRHLRLDLDLDPVNML, encoded by the coding sequence ATGCGCACACTCTGGCGGGCCATTCTCACGAGCCCCCCCTACGCGGCCTTGACCTATGCACGGCCGGCCTGGTTTCCCGAACCCTGGCCGGGCCAGCGGGTTCTCGCGCCCGTGGGCCGGGGCGTGCGCGCCGCCGTGATCGAGGGCCCGGAGCAAGCCGCGCCCGAGGGCGTGGCGCTCAAGGAACTGCTCTGGCCCTTGGACCGCGAGCCCCTGCTGGACGCGGCCTGGATGGACATGGCCAGGAACCTGGCCGCGCGCCAGATGGCGCCCCTGGGTCGCATCCTGGAGGCCGTGCTGCCGCGCGGCCTGCGCACCTCCCAGCTGACCTTCGCCCTGGCCGACCGCGTCGGCGGGCGCTTCCCGGCCGGGCTCCCGCCCCGGGCCCTGGGCGGCCTGGGCGAGGCGGACCGCATGGCGCTCATGGACGTCTGGCTGGCCGGGAACATGCGCGTGCGCGTGCATCCGGCCAAGGAGGCCCGCGAACGCCAGGTCTCCCTGGCCTGCGACCCGCCTTGGCCGGTGCGGCCCAACGCCAGGAAGCGCATCGAACTGCTCGATTTTCTTCTGACCGAGGGATCGCAGAGCCTGGAGGCCCTGGCCCGCGCCCTGGGACCGGGCGCGCCCGCCCTGGCCCAGGCCCTGGCCAAGGCCGAACTCGTGCGCGTGTCCTATGCCGTTGGCGAGGACGATCCCTTTGAATCCGAGGCCGGGGCCTGCGCCGTGAACGGCGGGGAGCTGGCCAACACCGGAGAACAGGAGGCGGCCCTGGCCGTGCTGCGCGAGGCCCTGGATTCGTCCCGGCCCGAGAGCGTCCTCGTGCACGGGGTCACGGGCTCGGGCAAGACCCACGTCTACCTCGAACTGGCCGCGCGCTGCCTGGAGTCCGGCCGCTCGGCCATTCTCCTGGCCCCGGAGGTGGCCCTGGCCTGCGCCCTCTGGCGCGCGGTCTCGGCGCGCTTCCCGGACGCGGAACGGGTCTTCTACCACGGCTACCAGTCCCCGGCCCGGCGCGAGGCCTCCTTTCTGCGCCTGGGCCACGGCACGCGCCCGGCCCTGGTGGTGGGGACGCGCTCGGCCCTGTTCCTGCCCGTGCGCAAGCTGGGCATGGTGGTCCTGGACGAGGAGCACGACGAGTCCTTCAAGCAGGAGGAGCGCCTTTCCTACCAGGCCAAGGAAGTGGCCCACTTCCGGGTGGGCGGCCAGGGCGGGCTCCTGGTGCTCGGCTCGGCCACCCCGGATTTGAAGACCTTCCACGCCGCCGGGGCGGGCCGCATCCCCCTGGTGCGCATGACCCGCCGCGCCGGGGGCGGAACCCTGCCGTCGGTGCGCGTGCTCGACATCACGAACCTGCGCGACCCGGAAACCCCGCTGGCCGACGAGGCACAGGAACGGCTGCGCGAGACCCTGGCCGCCGGGGAGCAGGCCATGATCCTGCTCAACCGCCGGGGCTACGCGCCGCTCATGTACTGCCTGGACTGCGGCCAGACCGTGCGCTGCCCGGACTGCCACGTGGGCCTGACCTGGCACAAGCGCAGCGGGCGGCTGGTCTGCCACTACTGCGGCCACACCCTGTCCTGGCCCATGCTCTGCCCGGGCTGCGGGACCGGGAATTTCCTGCCCCTGGGCGAGGGCACCGAGCGGCTGGAGGAACAGCTGCGCGCGCTCGTGCCCGACTCCGGGCGCATCCTGCGCCTGGACCGGGACAGCGCCCGCCGCCAGGAACGCCTGGAGGACATCCTGGGCCGCTTCGCCAAGGGCGAGGCCCAGGTCTTGGTGGGCACCCAGATGTTGGCCAAGGGCCACCATTTCCCGGACGTGACCCTGGTGGTGGCCGTGAACGCGGACCTGGGCCTGAACCTGCCGGACTACCGCGCCGCGGAGCGGGCCTTCCAGCTCATGGTCCAGGTTTCGGGCCGGGCCGGACGGGGAGAGCGGCCCGGCGAGGTGCTCATCCAGACCCGCAATCCCGGGCTGCCCTTCTGGAAATTCGTCGTCGAGGGCGACTACCAGGGCTTCTATGAGCGCGAGATCGCCCTGCGGGAGAAGTACCGCTATCCGCCCTTCGTCAAGCTGGCCCTGCTGCGCCTGAGCTTCCCGGCGGACTGGGAGGAGGGCGGGGCGGCGGTCGCGGTCTTCGGCAAGGCCTTGCGCGAGGCGGCCCGGGCCCTGTCCGTCACGGCCCTGGGCCCGGCCCCGGCCCCTCTGGCCCGTCTGCGCGGGCGCAAGCGCTACCACTGCCTGCTCAAGGCCTCGGACTGGCCCGCCATCCGCGCCCTGTTCGCGCGCCTGCACCGCGACAACCCCTCGCCCCGACACCTCCGCCTGGATCTGGACCTGGACCCGGTGAACATGCTCTGA
- the glmM gene encoding phosphoglucosamine mutase — MSTKRLFGTDGLRGEVNSFPMTPEIALRLGLAAGQYFRDGARMHRVVIGKDTRLSGYIFETALTSGFCATGMDVFLVGPLPTPAISFLTRNMRADLGVVISASHNPFMDNGIKFFDRHGFKLPDDVEDEISAMVLAENPAWDFPPADKVGRAHKIQDSRGRYVVYLKHSFSEVLTLDGFKIVVDCAHGAAYSVAPLVLEELGAEVISVGVKPNGLNINDRCGSLHPQVVADIVQDEGADIGLALDGDADRLIVVDEKGRILDGDQIMALCALDLMEQEKLNKNLLVATVMSNMALEIFMKDNGGQLMRTPVGDRYVVEAMRRENAMLGGEQSGHLIFREFSTTGDGLLAALQLLRIMRDTGKLLSELAHLLEPFPQVLKNVRVVKKTPFDEVPAIAKAVEAVERDMAGKGRVLLRYSGTEPLARVMVEGENQDKVDQYAGELAELLEKHLR, encoded by the coding sequence TTGAGCACGAAGCGTCTTTTCGGCACCGACGGATTGCGCGGGGAAGTGAATTCCTTCCCCATGACCCCCGAGATCGCCCTGCGTCTGGGACTGGCCGCGGGCCAATACTTCCGCGACGGCGCGCGCATGCACCGCGTGGTCATCGGCAAGGACACCCGGCTCTCGGGCTACATCTTCGAGACCGCCCTGACCTCGGGCTTCTGCGCCACGGGCATGGACGTCTTCCTGGTCGGCCCCCTGCCGACCCCGGCCATCAGCTTCCTGACCCGCAACATGCGCGCGGACCTGGGCGTGGTCATCTCGGCCTCGCACAACCCCTTCATGGACAACGGCATCAAGTTCTTCGACCGCCACGGCTTCAAGCTGCCGGACGACGTGGAGGACGAGATCTCCGCGATGGTCCTGGCCGAGAACCCGGCCTGGGACTTCCCTCCGGCGGACAAGGTGGGCCGCGCCCACAAGATCCAGGACAGCCGGGGACGCTACGTGGTCTACCTGAAGCACAGCTTCTCCGAGGTCCTGACCCTGGACGGCTTCAAGATCGTGGTGGACTGCGCCCACGGCGCGGCCTATTCCGTGGCCCCCCTGGTCCTGGAGGAGCTGGGCGCGGAGGTCATCAGCGTGGGCGTCAAGCCCAACGGCCTGAACATCAACGACCGCTGCGGCTCCCTGCATCCCCAGGTGGTGGCCGACATCGTCCAGGACGAGGGGGCGGACATCGGCCTGGCCCTGGACGGCGACGCCGACCGGCTCATCGTGGTGGACGAGAAGGGCCGCATCCTGGACGGCGACCAGATCATGGCCCTCTGCGCCCTGGACCTCATGGAGCAGGAGAAGCTGAACAAGAATCTCCTGGTGGCCACGGTCATGAGCAACATGGCCCTGGAAATCTTCATGAAGGACAATGGCGGACAGCTCATGCGCACGCCGGTGGGCGACCGCTATGTGGTCGAGGCCATGCGCCGCGAGAACGCCATGCTCGGCGGCGAGCAGTCCGGCCACCTCATCTTCCGCGAGTTCAGCACCACGGGCGACGGCCTGCTGGCGGCGCTGCAACTCTTGCGGATCATGCGCGACACGGGTAAGCTCTTGTCAGAACTGGCGCATCTTCTCGAACCCTTCCCGCAGGTGCTGAAGAACGTGCGGGTGGTCAAGAAGACGCCCTTCGACGAGGTCCCGGCCATCGCCAAGGCCGTTGAGGCCGTGGAGCGGGACATGGCGGGCAAGGGCCGGGTCCTGCTGCGCTACTCGGGCACCGAGCCCCTGGCGCGGGTCATGGTCGAGGGCGAGAACCAGGACAAGGTCGATCAATACGCCGGAGAATTGGCGGAACTCTTGGAAAAACACCTGCGCTGA
- the cdaA gene encoding diadenylate cyclase CdaA: MEFEGLTLPLREILDIGIVALIYYYLILLVRGTRAVAVIYGLVLVLFVFHLSDVFGLYTLNWLLTNFLGSIFLVVIILFQSDIKKALAQVGAGPFWRKPDLREETLEQLVQSVMTMSRIKMGAIIVLERTMPLGDIVERGVEVDSRLSKELLLTIFHYDTPLHDGAVIVRKGRLAAAACILPLSSKFKGQTVFGTRHRAALGISEESDAVTVVVSEERGAVSVAIGGRLTTSLDEVRLRRVLKTVLER; encoded by the coding sequence ATGGAATTCGAAGGACTGACCCTGCCCCTGCGCGAGATCCTGGACATCGGGATCGTCGCGCTCATTTATTACTACCTCATCCTTCTCGTGCGCGGCACCCGGGCCGTGGCCGTGATCTACGGCCTGGTCCTGGTGCTCTTCGTCTTCCACCTCTCGGACGTGTTCGGCCTGTACACGCTGAACTGGCTCTTGACCAACTTCCTGGGCTCCATCTTCCTGGTGGTCATCATCCTCTTCCAGAGCGACATCAAGAAGGCCCTGGCCCAGGTGGGCGCCGGTCCGTTCTGGCGCAAGCCCGACCTGCGCGAGGAGACCCTGGAGCAGCTCGTGCAGTCCGTGATGACCATGTCGCGGATCAAGATGGGCGCGATCATCGTCCTGGAGCGCACCATGCCCCTGGGCGACATCGTGGAGCGCGGGGTGGAGGTGGACTCCCGCCTGAGCAAGGAGCTGCTGCTGACCATCTTCCACTACGACACGCCCCTGCACGACGGCGCGGTCATCGTGCGCAAGGGCCGTCTGGCGGCAGCGGCCTGCATCCTGCCCCTGAGCTCCAAGTTCAAGGGCCAGACCGTGTTCGGCACCCGCCACCGCGCGGCCCTGGGCATCAGCGAGGAGTCCGACGCCGTGACCGTGGTGGTCTCCGAGGAGCGCGGAGCCGTGTCCGTGGCCATCGGCGGCCGCCTGACCACCAGTCTGGACGAGGTGCGCCTGCGCCGCGTCCTGAAGACCGTGCTGGAGCGCTGA